The following coding sequences lie in one Metopolophium dirhodum isolate CAU chromosome 5, ASM1992520v1, whole genome shotgun sequence genomic window:
- the LOC132944272 gene encoding translocation protein SEC63 homolog, with product MAGQKFQYDESGATFFYFLLSFLALLLVPGTYYWWPRKQKEDPKALASECYCPGCRKKKLVLQSTKPWELMKRTCIKVIIIAGWALLAFLAYKVSQFDYESASFDPYDILNVPIGTSEKVIKKAYRRLSLIYHPDKETGDEKKFMKLTKAYQALTDDESRKNWEKYGNPDGPGAMSFGIALPSWIVEKENSVWVLGLYALVFMIALPTTVGMWWYKSIRYSGDKVLLETSRMYYYFLHKSNSIPLKRVIMILSASLEFEKKYNSEIVERSSDEHEMPQLIKQLYNFGEKAQKEPPLSYNYSIKARALIHAHLSRLVLKADTLDLDRMYIVKKCPYLIQEMVGVVSQLILLAYAQRVPRLLNIETIENCMKLCPMVIQALWEYKSPFMQLPYISEDHIKHFDNKKKRVRSIQHLAQLKNEDRRSTLKFLSDSQYEDLVKVLGRMPYIDFKVRCEVIDDEATTVYTAGAIVTVTVQLKRRDMRVLFGDESYADKHHIELEKNAAKETEKPDKLEKPLSNGDVIENNEDIENKETKDDEKEKKVTKGIWQQKRQSGKGKKSGNVKKPKATLSASAKKKIKKKEKLEKAKLGDPETKETEKDKTEDDKTEDKDQLKDSNASSDDDSDSDNESSSDASGEESEKTDAEDTADDKKKVSANNDDDDDDDWDKFQSGANKKDRVLEGRTKQSHLVHSPYFPEEKHEYWWVYLSDRKSRTLLTVPYHVTELVDEEEIQLKFTAPRWPGVYVFAVCLRSDSYFGFDQMHDIKLDVKEAPEPLTEHPQWDISDEEDDTKEEDKQSDISEFTTDEDVED from the exons ATGGCCGGACAAAAGTTTCAGTACGACGAAAGCGGAGCgacatttttctattttctattgtCGTTTCTGGCTCTTCTGCTAGTCCCCGGCACGTACTACTGGTGGCCCAGAAAACAGAAAGAAG ATCCAAAAGCGTTGGCATCTGAATGCTATTGTCCAGgatgtcgaaaaaaaaaactcgtccTGCAGTCTACCAAACCGTGGGAACTGATGAAAAGGACGTGCAT aaaagtcATCATTATTGCTGGCTGGGCGTTGTTAGCTTTCCTCGCCTACAAAGTTTCTCAGTTTGATTACGAGAGTGCAAGTTTTGATCCGTATGACATTCTCAATGTTCCAATT ggaACTAgtgaaaaagtaattaaaaaagcTTACAGAAGATTATCATTAATTTACCATCCAGATAAGGAGACtggtgatgaaaaaaaattcatgaaacTTACTAAAG cttATCAAGCCTTAACTGATGATGAGTCCAGGAAAAATTGGGAAAAATATGGGAATCCAGATGGACCTGGTGCGATGAGTTTTGGAATAGCATTACCATCGTGGATTGTAGAGAAAGAAAATtcagtttgg gtcttAGGTCTGTATGCTTTAGTTTTTATGATTGCACTGCCTACTACAGTTGGTATGTGGTGGTATAAGTCTATCAGATATTCTGGAGATAAG gttttaTTAGAGACGTCTCGgatgtactattattttttacataaatcaaATTCAATACCTTTGAAACGggttataatgattttaagtgCTTCattggaatttgaaaaaaaatacaatagtgaAATTGTTGAACGATCTTCAGATGAACATGAAATGCCTCAA cTTATTAAACAACTTTATAATTTTGGAGAAAAAGCACAAAAAGAACCACCACTAtcctataattattcaataaaagcTAGAGCTTTAATACATGCACATCTGTCTCGACTGGTACTTAAGGCAGATACATTAGATTTAGATCGTATGTACATAGTGAAGAAATGTCCATATTTAATTCAAGAAATGGTTGGTGTTGTTTCTCAATTAATTTTACTAGCATATGCTCAAAGAG tgCCTCGGTTACTTAATATTGAAACCATAGAAAACTGTATGAAACTTTGTCCCATGGTGATCCAAGCATTATGGGAGTACAAAAGTCCATTTATGCAATTACCATACATTTCAGAAGAtcacataaaacattttgacAATAAAAAG AAACGTGTTAGAAGTATTCAGCATCTTGctcaattaaaaaatgaagaCAGGCGCAgcacattaaaatttttatccgATAGTCAGTATGAAGATTTAGTAAAAGTTTTAGGTAGAATGCCCTATATAGACTTTAAAGTTCGTTGTGAAG tTATTGATGATGAAGCTACTACAGTTTATACAGCTGGAGCTATAGTAACTGTGACTGTGCAGTTGAAAAGACGAGATATGAGAGTATTGTTTGGTGACGAATCGTACGCAGACAAGCATCATATTGAACTAGAAAAAAATGCTGCTAAAGAAACAGAGAAACCAGATAAGTTAGAGAAACCTCTATCTAATGGAGatgtaatagaaaataatgaagATATTGAAAACAAAGAAACAAAAGATgacgaaaaagaaaaaaaagtaactaaaGGTATTTGGCAGCAAAAACGCCAATCGGGAAAGGGTAAAAAAAGTGGAAATGTCAAAAAACCAAAAGCTACTTTGTCAGCATCAGCTAAGaagaaaatcaaaaagaaagaaaaattggaaaaagcAAAA ttaggAGATCCTGAAACTAAAGAAACTGAAAAAGATAAAACTGAAGATGATAAGACCGAAGATAAAGATCAATTAAAAGATAGTAATGCGTCATCAGATGATGACTCTGATTCAGATAATGAAAGTTCCAGCGATGCTTCTGGAGAGGAATCAGAGAAGACAGATGCTGAAGATACAgcagatgataaaaaaaag gtttcaGCAAACAAtgatgacgacgatgatgatgattgGGACAAGTTTCAATCTGGAGCTAATAAAAAAGACAGAGTACTTGAGGGCAGAACTAAACAGTCACATTTGGTTCACTCCCCATATTTTCCTGag GAAAAACATGAATATTGGTGGGTTTATTTAAGTGATCGGAAAAGTCGTACATTATTGACTGTTCCATATCATGTCACTGAACttgttgatgaagaagaaatCCAATTAAAATTTACAGCTCCTAGGTGGCCTGGAGTTTACGTATTTGCAGTTTGTCTTAGGTCAGATTCATACTTTGGTTTTGATCAAATGCATGACATCAAA ttgGATGTAAAAGAAGCACCAGAACCTTTGACAGAACATCCACAGTGGGATATTTCTGATGAAGAAGATGACACTAAAGAAGAAGATAAGCAAAGTGATATTTCAGAGTTTAC